In the genome of Nocardiopsis composta, one region contains:
- a CDS encoding ABC transporter ATP-binding protein, translating into MIRAFLSAMGPRHGGPIRAGILLSTAVSAVQGLVFALMVPALAALLGPDPAGAPPWTALLLAATAGYAVLRTAGLYLNFRVGGTISRALHHRIGDRLVRLPLGWFTGGRVGELNRIATDGVSRATAVPVHVYPPLADAVVTPVVAVLALFWWDWRIALAGAACLPLLWLVFARSNDAVGRNDAARDAAVDEASDRVLEYARAQPVLRAFGRTEEGGRSLDAALAAEHAAARRLLLRAVPALLGYSFAVRLMFGLLLACTAYLALGGALGAPEAVALLVLVARFTHPLSAAADQGAALRMAANQLSRINAVLEEPALPEPDAPVPPRDATVEFDEVSFSYTPGGPRALDRVSFRADPGTLTALVGPSGSGKTTVAKLLARFHDADAGRVRLGGVDVRDIGSEELTRHVAIVFQDVYLFDATIADNVRLARPGAGREDLDRVAEKAGLDTVLAELPDGWDTRVGEGGTALSGGQKQRVSIARALLKDAPVVVLDEASSALDAENEARLTATAVELARERTVLVIAHRPATVAAADQVVFLEGGRVAEAGAPAELLARNGRHAAFVRARERAQGWRLASSPA; encoded by the coding sequence GTGATCCGCGCCTTCCTCAGCGCCATGGGCCCCCGGCACGGCGGCCCGATACGCGCCGGCATCCTGCTGAGCACCGCGGTCTCCGCGGTCCAGGGGCTGGTCTTCGCCCTGATGGTCCCGGCCCTGGCCGCCCTGCTCGGCCCCGACCCCGCCGGCGCGCCGCCCTGGACCGCCCTGCTGCTCGCCGCCACGGCCGGCTACGCCGTGCTCCGCACGGCCGGCCTGTACCTCAACTTCCGGGTCGGCGGCACGATCTCCCGGGCGCTGCACCACCGGATCGGCGACCGCCTGGTCCGCCTGCCGCTGGGCTGGTTCACCGGAGGGCGGGTCGGCGAGCTCAACCGCATCGCCACCGACGGCGTCTCCCGGGCGACCGCCGTCCCGGTGCACGTCTACCCGCCGCTGGCCGACGCGGTGGTCACCCCCGTCGTCGCGGTGCTCGCGCTGTTCTGGTGGGACTGGCGGATCGCGCTGGCCGGCGCCGCCTGCCTGCCGCTGCTCTGGCTGGTCTTCGCGCGCTCCAACGACGCGGTCGGCCGCAACGACGCGGCCCGCGACGCCGCCGTCGACGAGGCCTCCGACCGGGTGCTGGAGTACGCCCGCGCCCAGCCCGTACTGCGCGCCTTCGGCCGGACCGAGGAGGGCGGCCGGAGCCTGGACGCCGCCCTGGCCGCCGAGCACGCCGCCGCCCGCCGCCTGCTGCTGCGCGCCGTCCCGGCGCTGCTCGGCTACTCCTTCGCGGTCCGCCTCATGTTCGGCCTGCTGCTGGCCTGCACCGCCTACCTGGCCCTGGGCGGCGCACTCGGAGCCCCCGAAGCGGTCGCCCTGCTCGTCCTGGTCGCCCGGTTCACCCACCCGCTCTCCGCGGCGGCCGACCAGGGGGCCGCGCTGCGCATGGCCGCCAACCAGCTGTCCAGGATCAACGCGGTGCTGGAGGAGCCCGCCCTGCCGGAACCCGACGCCCCGGTCCCGCCCCGGGACGCCACCGTGGAGTTCGACGAGGTCTCCTTCTCCTACACCCCCGGCGGGCCGCGGGCCCTGGACCGCGTCTCCTTCCGCGCCGACCCGGGGACGCTCACCGCCCTGGTCGGCCCCTCCGGCTCCGGCAAGACCACGGTGGCCAAGCTGCTGGCGCGCTTCCACGACGCCGACGCCGGCCGGGTCCGCCTGGGCGGGGTGGACGTGCGCGACATCGGCAGCGAAGAGCTGACCCGGCACGTCGCCATCGTCTTCCAGGACGTCTACCTGTTCGACGCCACCATCGCCGACAACGTCCGCCTCGCCCGCCCCGGGGCCGGCAGGGAGGACCTGGACCGGGTCGCGGAGAAGGCCGGCCTCGACACGGTCCTGGCCGAACTCCCCGACGGCTGGGACACCCGGGTGGGCGAAGGCGGGACCGCGCTGTCCGGCGGGCAGAAGCAGCGCGTCTCCATCGCCCGAGCCCTGCTCAAGGACGCCCCCGTCGTCGTCCTGGACGAGGCCTCCTCGGCCCTGGACGCCGAGAACGAGGCCCGGCTCACCGCCACCGCCGTCGAACTGGCCCGCGAGCGCACCGTGCTGGTCATCGCCCACCGGCCGGCCACCGTCGCAGCCGCCGACCAGGTCGTCTTCCTGGAGGGCGGGCGGGTCGCGGAGGCCGGCGCCCCGGCCGAGCTGCTCGCCCGGAACGGCCGCCACGCCGCCTTCGTCCGCGCCCGGGAGCGCGCCCAGGGGTGGCGCCTGGCCTCCTCGCCCGCCTGA
- a CDS encoding cytochrome P450: MTPSVPERTGADEALRFPLTRSCPFTPPDAYQRMRGREGLTRAVIPSGEQVWLVARHADVRAALSHPAASSDARHPAFPALGEGEQAVAADLRPFIRMDPPDHTRVRRMLVGEFTVKRVREMRPAIEEICAEQADRLLTRTPPADLVGEYANRVSTTVICRLLGVPVEDLDFFRRITSVSGSRTSTEQEVNAALADLFGLIDRLIDEKSADPGDDLISRLATGPLARGEITRRSLLSQIGITLNAGHETSRNMIPLAALALLRHPDQLARLREDPSLWPGAVDELLRYLSVADVITLRVATDDIPLDGGAIPAGEGYIALLGAANHDPAAFPDPQKLDVARPQRNHVAFGYGAHQCVGQNLGRLEIEVALRTLFDRAPGLRPAVPLEELPLRSSSAIFGLEEVPVTW; the protein is encoded by the coding sequence ATGACCCCCTCCGTTCCCGAGCGGACCGGCGCCGACGAGGCCCTCCGGTTCCCGCTCACCCGCTCCTGCCCCTTCACCCCGCCCGACGCCTACCAGCGGATGCGCGGGCGCGAAGGCCTCACCCGCGCCGTGATCCCCAGCGGCGAGCAGGTGTGGCTGGTGGCCCGGCACGCCGACGTCCGGGCCGCGCTGTCCCACCCCGCGGCCAGCTCCGACGCCCGCCACCCCGCCTTCCCCGCCCTCGGCGAGGGCGAGCAGGCGGTCGCCGCCGACCTGCGCCCGTTCATCCGGATGGATCCGCCCGACCACACCCGCGTCCGCCGCATGCTGGTCGGCGAGTTCACCGTCAAGCGGGTGCGCGAGATGCGGCCGGCCATCGAGGAGATCTGCGCCGAGCAGGCCGACCGCCTCCTCACCCGGACGCCCCCGGCCGACCTGGTCGGCGAGTACGCCAACCGGGTCTCCACCACCGTCATCTGCCGGCTGCTCGGCGTCCCCGTGGAGGACCTGGACTTCTTCCGCCGGATCACCTCCGTCTCCGGCAGCCGCACCAGCACCGAGCAGGAGGTCAACGCAGCGCTCGCCGACCTGTTCGGCCTGATCGACCGGCTCATCGACGAGAAGTCCGCCGACCCCGGGGACGACCTGATCAGCCGCCTGGCCACCGGCCCGCTGGCCCGCGGGGAGATCACCCGCCGCTCCCTGCTCTCCCAGATCGGCATCACCCTCAACGCCGGGCACGAGACCTCCCGCAACATGATCCCGCTGGCGGCCCTGGCGCTGCTGCGCCACCCCGACCAGCTGGCCCGCCTGCGCGAGGACCCCTCGCTGTGGCCGGGCGCCGTCGACGAACTGCTGCGCTACCTGTCGGTGGCCGACGTCATCACCCTGCGGGTGGCCACCGACGACATCCCCCTGGACGGCGGCGCGATCCCCGCCGGCGAGGGCTACATCGCCCTGCTGGGGGCGGCCAACCACGACCCCGCCGCGTTCCCCGACCCCCAGAAGCTGGACGTGGCCCGCCCGCAGCGCAACCACGTCGCCTTCGGCTACGGGGCGCACCAGTGCGTCGGGCAGAACCTGGGGCGCCTGGAGATCGAGGTGGCCCTGCGCACCCTCTTCGACCGGGCCCCCGGCCTGCGCCCCGCCGTCCCCCTGGAGGAGCTCCCGCTCCGCTCCTCCTCGGCCATCTTCGGCCTGGAGGAGGTGCCGGTGACGTGGTGA
- a CDS encoding ferredoxin, with the protein MVNPAEPHRLRLHADTEVCAGAGQCVRAAPDLFDQDDDGLVVLLRTEVPAEARERALAAADWCPSGAVALRGPR; encoded by the coding sequence GTGGTGAACCCCGCCGAACCGCACCGGCTGCGCCTGCACGCCGACACCGAGGTGTGCGCCGGAGCCGGCCAGTGCGTCCGCGCCGCCCCCGACCTCTTCGACCAGGACGACGACGGCCTGGTGGTGCTGCTGCGCACCGAGGTGCCCGCCGAGGCGCGCGAACGGGCCCTGGCCGCCGCCGACTGGTGCCCCTCCGGCGCGGTCGCGCTGCGCGGACCCCGCTGA